In a single window of the Micromonospora sp. WMMD1155 genome:
- a CDS encoding PP2C family protein-serine/threonine phosphatase: MTDRSVDRSAAAATIADGSSTRWWTRWPGLRLALGFIAVVLLVDAAAGTHAVLIGFLALAPLLAAAVETVRRTAVVSASATTAAVLAGLPSGMLGSLDHLLRVAVVIAVSLMAVYVARARAGREERLRRMAEIVRTTQAAILREPPRRAAGVDLAARYVSAYEEAGVGGDLYEVVVVDPHRLRIIVGDVCGKGLDAVRLASAVAGAFRQSAIIRPDLTQVARDLDGLVGREPIPARGATFVTAVLVEIRGAEIRSVNCGHPAPILRRRSGCLEELQVSAPDRPLGLGGRRSAEVTHRWEVGDRLLLHTDGLIEARDDKGRFFPMSAVRECLSKSSVNDCLAAVWEAVHRHVGGEPHDDIALLLAERQPTPPAGRG, encoded by the coding sequence ATGACTGATCGCAGCGTGGACAGGTCGGCCGCCGCGGCCACCATCGCGGACGGTTCGTCGACGCGGTGGTGGACCCGCTGGCCCGGATTGCGGCTGGCCCTCGGGTTCATCGCGGTGGTCCTGCTGGTTGACGCCGCAGCGGGCACCCACGCCGTACTCATCGGCTTTCTGGCACTCGCTCCACTGCTGGCCGCTGCCGTGGAAACCGTGCGCCGCACCGCCGTGGTGTCGGCGAGCGCCACCACGGCGGCGGTGCTCGCCGGGCTGCCCAGCGGGATGCTGGGCAGCCTCGACCACCTGTTGCGGGTAGCTGTCGTCATCGCGGTCAGCCTGATGGCGGTATATGTCGCCCGGGCCCGCGCAGGGCGGGAAGAACGGCTGCGTCGAATGGCCGAGATCGTGCGGACCACCCAGGCCGCGATCCTGCGGGAGCCACCCCGGCGAGCGGCCGGGGTCGACCTGGCCGCCCGGTACGTCTCGGCCTACGAGGAGGCCGGCGTGGGCGGTGACCTGTACGAGGTGGTGGTCGTCGATCCGCACCGGCTGCGGATCATCGTCGGTGACGTCTGCGGCAAGGGGCTCGACGCGGTGCGGCTGGCGTCGGCGGTTGCCGGGGCGTTCCGACAGTCGGCGATCATCCGACCGGACCTGACGCAGGTGGCGCGCGACCTCGACGGCCTGGTCGGTCGTGAGCCGATCCCGGCTCGAGGCGCGACGTTCGTCACCGCCGTCCTGGTAGAGATTCGTGGCGCTGAGATCCGTTCGGTCAACTGCGGTCACCCGGCACCGATCCTCCGGAGACGTTCCGGGTGCCTCGAGGAACTCCAGGTCTCCGCACCGGATCGGCCACTCGGCTTGGGCGGCCGACGGTCGGCGGAGGTCACCCATCGTTGGGAGGTGGGTGACCGGCTGCTGCTGCACACCGACGGCCTGATCGAGGCGCGCGACGACAAGGGGCGCTTCTTCCCGATGTCCGCCGTGCGGGAGTGCCTCTCCAAGTCTTCGGTGAACGACTGCCTCGCCGCCGTCTGGGAGGCAGTGCACCGGCACGTGGGTGGCGAGCCACACGACGACATCGCCCTCCTGCTGGCCGAGCGCCAGCCGACGCCACCGGCGGGCCGCGGGTAG
- a CDS encoding potassium channel family protein, translated as MTQTGPVDRAARWERLTTLPLTALSVMFLVVYAVPILWPGLPGSWQRVCEATAVLIWLTFWIDFAARLTLAGRRRRFLRDHLFDLAVLVLPVLRPLRALRLITVVLNLSRKAESWARGRLAVYVGATTVLLVLVSALAVLDVERSASGGNISSFDDALWWATVTITTVGYGDHYPVTGTGRLVALGLMIGGIGLIGFVTGSLATWIVERVSAQETTATATVADIAALRAEIAALRRQLGPPASTADVDPQGAHATDD; from the coding sequence ATGACTCAGACAGGGCCCGTCGACCGGGCCGCCAGGTGGGAGCGGCTCACCACGCTGCCCCTGACCGCTCTGTCGGTCATGTTCCTCGTCGTCTACGCGGTACCGATCCTGTGGCCTGGCCTGCCTGGTTCCTGGCAACGGGTGTGTGAGGCGACGGCCGTCCTCATCTGGTTGACGTTCTGGATCGACTTCGCGGCACGACTGACCCTGGCTGGCCGTCGACGCCGGTTCCTGCGTGATCACCTGTTCGACCTCGCCGTCCTGGTCCTCCCCGTGTTGCGTCCGCTGCGCGCCCTGCGTCTGATCACCGTGGTGCTGAACCTCAGCCGCAAGGCGGAGTCCTGGGCCCGCGGCCGGCTCGCCGTCTACGTGGGCGCGACCACCGTGTTGCTCGTGTTGGTTTCCGCGCTGGCGGTGCTGGACGTCGAGCGGTCCGCATCCGGCGGCAACATCTCCTCGTTCGATGACGCGCTGTGGTGGGCGACGGTGACGATCACCACTGTCGGCTACGGCGACCACTACCCGGTCACCGGCACGGGCCGCCTCGTCGCGCTGGGGCTCATGATCGGCGGTATCGGCCTGATCGGTTTCGTCACCGGCTCACTTGCCACCTGGATCGTCGAACGGGTCTCGGCGCAGGAGACGACCGCCACCGCCACCGTCGCGGACATCGCGGCGCTGCGCGCCGAGATTGCGGCGCTGCGTCGGCAGCTCGGTCCGCCGGCCTCGACGGCGGACGTCGATCCCCAGGGTGCCCATGCGACCGATGACTGA
- a CDS encoding STAS domain-containing protein, with protein MDLSIDTTHDGPVVRLRLHGEIDMATTGLVHDAVIAALTSDSVREVLLDFADLTFIDSSGMGTLVACQRAIAVRDGTLRLQNLSPFVRRQLFAAGLLGLLGAEDDPQAVATE; from the coding sequence GTGGACTTGTCCATCGACACGACGCACGACGGTCCCGTGGTTCGGCTCCGGCTGCACGGAGAGATCGACATGGCGACCACGGGCCTCGTGCACGACGCGGTGATCGCGGCCCTGACGTCCGATTCGGTGCGTGAGGTCCTCCTCGACTTCGCTGACCTGACCTTCATCGACTCCTCGGGCATGGGCACCCTCGTAGCCTGCCAGCGGGCCATCGCGGTGCGAGACGGCACCCTGCGGCTGCAGAACCTCTCGCCCTTCGTTCGACGGCAACTCTTCGCCGCGGGTCTGCTCGGCCTGTTGGGCGCGGAGGACGACCCGCAGGCTGTTGCGACGGAATGA
- a CDS encoding metallophosphoesterase, whose translation MTLVRSRWGGRALTAATLVAVTMTGITIGTLLGARGSGDVGPFRVAFQLTPSMDGGTEIAVPPLGSLFLDSHDGPLRLTARLDSLDQRRTEALLDDPAGLARAGDAAPQDLRDAVVRLGLRTLGVSVLASMLLAGLAFRSVRRAAWSGGLALLVTGGTLGGAALTVRPQALAEPRYEGLLVNAPTLIGDAQRIADDYNRYAEQLQRLVGNVGKLYTTVSTLPIYEAAPNSTRILHVSDLHLNPAAWPVIRTVVEQYDIDVVIDTGDITDWGSEPETSYVSMIGQLEVPYVYIRGNHDSPRTAAAVASQPNAVVLNDSATTVAGLTIAGIGDPRFTPDKQESETRPWDEPAATVEGSGEQLARTIRALDVPVDIALVHDPASAPGLNGSVPLVLAGHTHQRAVTTLPPAGEVGTRLAVQGSTGGAGLRGLEGDEPTPLAMSVLYLGANRQLQAYDDIRVGGTGMAQVSLNRKVVDDIPPVDAAAPSGTPAER comes from the coding sequence CTGACGCTCGTGCGCTCCAGATGGGGTGGCCGGGCCCTGACGGCGGCGACGCTTGTCGCCGTCACCATGACGGGCATCACGATCGGCACCTTGCTGGGTGCCAGAGGGTCCGGTGACGTCGGACCGTTCCGGGTCGCTTTCCAGCTCACCCCGTCCATGGACGGCGGCACCGAGATCGCCGTCCCACCGCTGGGTTCGCTCTTCCTCGACAGTCACGACGGTCCGCTGCGACTGACCGCCCGCCTCGACTCACTCGACCAACGCCGCACCGAGGCTCTGCTCGACGACCCCGCCGGCCTCGCCCGGGCCGGCGACGCGGCGCCCCAGGACCTCCGGGACGCCGTGGTCCGCCTCGGACTTCGTACGCTCGGTGTGTCCGTACTGGCATCCATGCTGCTCGCCGGGTTGGCGTTCCGGTCGGTGCGCCGCGCCGCGTGGTCCGGTGGTCTCGCCCTGCTCGTCACCGGCGGCACCCTCGGTGGAGCCGCCCTGACGGTCCGACCACAGGCGTTGGCCGAGCCTCGCTACGAGGGCCTGCTGGTCAACGCCCCGACGCTGATCGGCGACGCCCAACGGATCGCCGACGACTACAACCGCTACGCCGAGCAACTGCAACGCCTGGTCGGGAACGTCGGCAAGCTCTACACCACCGTGTCGACCCTGCCCATCTACGAAGCGGCCCCGAATTCGACCCGGATCCTGCACGTCTCGGATCTGCACCTCAACCCCGCCGCCTGGCCGGTCATCCGGACCGTGGTCGAGCAGTACGACATCGATGTGGTGATCGACACCGGCGACATCACCGACTGGGGCAGCGAGCCCGAAACCTCCTACGTCTCCATGATCGGCCAGCTCGAGGTGCCCTACGTCTACATCCGGGGCAACCACGACTCGCCCCGCACCGCGGCGGCGGTGGCCAGCCAACCGAACGCGGTGGTGCTGAACGACTCCGCCACGACAGTCGCCGGGCTGACGATCGCCGGCATCGGGGACCCTCGGTTCACGCCCGACAAGCAGGAGTCGGAGACGAGACCCTGGGACGAGCCCGCGGCCACGGTCGAGGGCTCGGGTGAGCAGCTCGCCCGGACGATCCGGGCCCTCGACGTGCCGGTGGACATCGCGCTGGTGCACGACCCGGCATCCGCGCCGGGGCTCAACGGGTCCGTGCCACTGGTCCTGGCCGGCCACACACACCAGCGTGCCGTGACCACGCTTCCGCCCGCGGGCGAGGTCGGCACCCGGTTGGCGGTGCAGGGTTCCACCGGCGGAGCGGGACTGCGCGGGCTCGAAGGCGACGAACCCACGCCCCTGGCCATGTCGGTGCTCTACCTCGGCGCCAACCGCCAACTGCAGGCGTACGACGACATCCGCGTCGGCGGCACCGGCATGGCGCAGGTCAGCCTCAACCGCAAGGTGGTCGACGACATCCCGCCGGTGGATGCCGCGGCGCCGTCCGGCACCCCAGCGGAACGCTGA
- a CDS encoding alpha/beta hydrolase: MRSGLAETQFVETPDGRIAYRRFGRQEGVPLVLAMRFRGTMDHWDPALLDALAAHHDVIVFDNVGTAASTGEAPDSVDGLARGLLGFVEALGFDRVDLLGWSMGGYVVQAAALQQPERIRRLVVAGSGPGTAPGVERMTPEIMRIATKSTNDDEDFLRLFFPTDAAARHRGLASLRRLDARLDTSGAVVAADTVRRQLAVIQGVGTTIWDRLDQLTQPVLLATGVQDVMISAYGNFLMAQRLPNARLLIYGDAGHGFLFQHAEEFADDVHRFLSRQ; this comes from the coding sequence ATGCGTTCCGGTCTCGCCGAGACTCAATTCGTCGAGACGCCTGACGGGCGGATCGCCTATCGTCGCTTCGGCCGGCAGGAAGGCGTGCCGCTGGTACTGGCCATGCGTTTCCGCGGCACCATGGACCACTGGGATCCCGCCCTTTTGGACGCTCTCGCCGCACACCACGACGTCATCGTGTTCGACAATGTCGGCACGGCGGCCAGCACAGGCGAGGCACCGGACTCTGTCGACGGGCTCGCCCGTGGCCTTCTCGGCTTCGTCGAGGCGCTCGGCTTCGACCGGGTCGACCTGCTGGGCTGGTCGATGGGCGGCTACGTGGTGCAGGCCGCCGCACTACAACAACCCGAGCGGATCCGCCGGCTCGTCGTCGCGGGCAGTGGACCCGGCACCGCCCCCGGCGTCGAACGGATGACGCCCGAGATCATGCGGATCGCCACGAAGTCGACAAACGACGACGAGGACTTCCTGCGCCTGTTCTTCCCAACCGACGCTGCCGCCCGGCACCGTGGGCTCGCGTCGCTACGCCGGCTCGACGCGCGCCTTGACACGTCCGGCGCCGTTGTGGCGGCCGACACCGTACGCCGGCAGCTCGCCGTGATCCAAGGGGTCGGGACGACGATTTGGGATCGGCTGGACCAGCTCACACAGCCCGTCCTACTCGCCACCGGAGTTCAGGACGTGATGATCTCCGCATATGGCAACTTCCTGATGGCGCAGCGGCTCCCCAACGCCCGCCTGCTGATCTACGGCGACGCCGGCCACGGCTTCCTGTTCCAGCACGCCGAGGAGTTCGCCGACGACGTGCACCGTTTCCTGAGCCGGCAGTGA